In Mixophyes fleayi isolate aMixFle1 chromosome 4, aMixFle1.hap1, whole genome shotgun sequence, the following proteins share a genomic window:
- the LOC142150629 gene encoding histone H4: MSGRGKGGKGLGKGGAKRHRKVLRDNIQGITKPAIRRLARRGGVKRISGLIYEETRGVLKVFLENVIRDAVTYTEHAKRKTVTAMDVVYALKRQGRTLYGFGG; encoded by the coding sequence ATGTCTGGCAGAGGGAAAGGCGGTAAAGGACTCGGAAAAGGAGGCGCCAAGAGGCACAGGAAAGTCTTGCGGGATAATATCCAGGGTATCACAAAGCCCGCGATCCGCCGCCTGGCTCGTAGAGGAGGTGTGAAGCGTATTTCTGGCCTCATTTATGAAGAGACCCGTGGGGTGCTGAAGGTTTTCCTGGAGAACGTCATCCGGGACGCCGTCACCTACACTGAGCACGCCAAGCGGAAGACTGTCACCGCTATGGATGTGGTCTATGCTCTGAAGAGACAGGGCCGTACTCTGTATGGATTCGGAGGCTGA